A single Acidobacteriota bacterium DNA region contains:
- a CDS encoding sodium:solute symporter family protein, with the protein MSLAVGAGIAVALYLAVLIAVGWITRRHGKQSRLGDFYLAGRNLGGFVLLLTLYATQYSGNTLLGYPGEAVRMGYAWVMSVGFMMAIIVAYLLFAPRLQVIARRHHFVTPGDWIAHRFNSPALTLLANVLLILAISNYLLAQLIAMGHVTEGLSGGAVPYWAGVVLLTLVVIIYETVGGMRAVAWTDCVQGIMLLVGLVGLLIAVVPTPGHLAGLTEAVAAAAPEKAAVPGWELSRYWFSTILLIGLSGAVYPHAIQRIYAARDAATLKRAFSVMVFLPLVTTGVMFMVGILAIAELGNVGDADQVMPTLLNAWAGKSLLLYILCVVVITAVVAAVMSTADSVLLSLSSILAKDILGTTLLRGAPEAQLTRIGKRLSWAVVAVLVTIALAPRITLWGLTEIKMEILAQVAPLFILGVGWRRLTTSAALAGLLAGCATYAGLLLTGRPEPWNIHAGIIALGVNVATCAGVTLVQGQPAWSPVAVGPTRTQ; encoded by the coding sequence ATGAGCCTCGCGGTCGGCGCGGGCATCGCCGTCGCCCTCTATCTGGCCGTGCTGATTGCCGTCGGCTGGATTACGCGCCGGCACGGGAAGCAGTCGCGGCTGGGCGATTTCTATCTCGCCGGACGCAATCTTGGCGGCTTCGTCCTGCTGCTGACCCTGTACGCGACGCAGTACAGCGGCAACACGCTGCTCGGCTATCCCGGCGAGGCGGTCCGGATGGGCTACGCCTGGGTGATGAGCGTCGGCTTCATGATGGCGATCATCGTCGCCTACCTGCTGTTCGCGCCACGCCTGCAGGTGATCGCGCGACGCCATCACTTCGTGACCCCGGGGGACTGGATCGCGCACCGGTTCAATTCGCCGGCGCTCACGTTGCTCGCGAATGTGCTGCTAATCCTCGCCATCTCCAACTACCTGCTCGCGCAGCTCATCGCGATGGGCCACGTCACCGAGGGACTCTCCGGCGGCGCGGTCCCGTATTGGGCCGGCGTCGTTCTGCTGACCCTCGTCGTGATCATCTACGAGACGGTCGGCGGCATGCGCGCCGTCGCGTGGACCGACTGCGTGCAGGGCATCATGCTGCTGGTCGGCCTGGTCGGCCTGTTGATCGCGGTCGTGCCGACCCCGGGGCATCTCGCGGGGCTGACGGAAGCGGTGGCCGCGGCGGCCCCCGAGAAGGCAGCGGTCCCCGGATGGGAGCTCTCGCGTTACTGGTTCTCGACGATCCTGCTGATCGGGTTGTCCGGCGCGGTCTATCCGCACGCGATTCAACGGATCTACGCGGCTCGCGACGCCGCCACGCTGAAGCGGGCGTTCAGCGTCATGGTCTTCCTGCCCCTGGTGACCACCGGCGTCATGTTCATGGTGGGGATCCTGGCGATCGCCGAACTCGGGAACGTCGGTGACGCGGATCAGGTAATGCCGACGCTCCTGAACGCCTGGGCGGGAAAGTCGCTGCTCCTGTACATACTCTGCGTCGTCGTCATCACCGCCGTCGTCGCGGCCGTCATGTCGACCGCGGACTCGGTGCTGCTGAGCCTGTCGTCCATTCTGGCGAAGGACATCCTCGGGACGACGCTGCTGCGCGGAGCGCCGGAGGCGCAGCTCACACGGATCGGCAAGCGGCTCTCCTGGGCAGTGGTTGCCGTGCTGGTCACCATTGCCCTTGCGCCCCGCATCACGCTCTGGGGGCTTACCGAAATCAAGATGGAGATCCTGGCGCAGGTCGCCCCGCTCTTCATTCTGGGAGTCGGCTGGCGGCGCCTGACCACGTCCGCCGCCCTTGCCGGCCTGCTGGCCGGCTGCGCTACCTACGCCGGCCTGCTGCTGACCGGCCGGCCCGAGCCATGGAACATCCACGCCGGCATCATTGCGCTTGGGGTGAACGTCGCCACGTGCGCCGGCGTAACGTTGGTGCAAGGACAACCCGCCTGGTCGCCGGTGGCCGTGGGTCCCACCCGGACGCAGTGA
- a CDS encoding succinate dehydrogenase/fumarate reductase iron-sulfur subunit, with translation MASATFRIWRGGPDGGAYEDYTTEVSEGMVVLDAVHQVQAESANDLAVRWNCKAGKCGSCSAEVNGNPKLMCMTRLSSLNLDEPVTIEPMKAFPAVRDLVTDVSWNYDVKKRIKPFRPRPPDADDGTWRMAQSDAERVQEFRKCIECFLCQDVCHVLRDHRLHHEFIGPRFFVHTAALEMNPLDTEDRADDLANAFGVGYCNITKCCTKVCPEEITITDNAIIPLKERVVDRLYDPLTRLLRIFRS, from the coding sequence ATGGCAAGCGCAACGTTCAGGATCTGGCGAGGTGGCCCGGACGGCGGTGCGTACGAGGACTACACCACCGAAGTGTCCGAGGGAATGGTGGTGCTCGATGCGGTCCACCAGGTGCAGGCGGAGTCCGCCAACGATCTGGCGGTCCGGTGGAACTGCAAGGCAGGCAAGTGCGGGAGTTGCTCAGCCGAGGTGAACGGCAATCCGAAGCTGATGTGCATGACGCGCCTCAGCAGCCTCAATCTGGACGAGCCGGTGACGATCGAGCCGATGAAGGCGTTCCCGGCGGTCCGCGATCTGGTTACCGACGTTTCGTGGAACTACGACGTCAAGAAACGGATCAAGCCGTTCCGGCCGCGCCCGCCCGACGCCGACGACGGCACCTGGCGGATGGCGCAGTCCGACGCCGAGCGCGTGCAGGAGTTCCGGAAGTGCATCGAGTGCTTCCTCTGCCAGGACGTCTGCCACGTCCTGCGCGACCACCGGCTGCACCATGAGTTCATCGGCCCGAGGTTCTTCGTCCACACCGCGGCGCTCGAGATGAATCCGCTTGACACCGAGGATCGGGCCGACGATCTGGCGAACGCCTTCGGCGTCGGCTACTGCAACATCACCAAGTGCTGCACGAAGGTCTGCCCGGAGGAGATCACGATCACCGACAACGCGATCATCCCCCTGAAGGAGCGCGTCGTCGATCGGCTCTACGATCCGCTGACTCGCCTGCTCCGTATCTTCCGCTCCTAG